The following coding sequences are from one Plasmodium cynomolgi strain B DNA, scaffold: 0036, whole genome shotgun sequence window:
- a CDS encoding CYIR protein (putative;~vir-type antigen), translating to GYSKYSKVINSHFAKYPGLNTVYKKFVRNFKSFSTVYLHDDIKDERCNYLNYWVCDQIINIIKGKSDDIHYDVFPKILTVRNNMKNMIFLQINVIVMIFFLMLR from the coding sequence GGTTATAGTAAATATAGCAAAGTAATAAAttctcattttgcaaaataccCAGGACTTAATACAGTTTACAAGAAATTTgtaagaaattttaaatccTTTTCTACTGTTTATTTACACGATGATATCAAGGATGAACGCTGtaattatttgaattattgGGTTTGTGATCAAATAATTAACATTATTAAGGGAAAAAGTGACGATATTCATTATGATGTTTTTCCTAAAATTCTTACTGTTAGGAACAATATGAAAAAcatgatttttttacaaataaatgtaataGTGATGATATTCTTCCTCATGCTGCGG